In the Colletotrichum lupini chromosome 1, complete sequence genome, one interval contains:
- a CDS encoding cytochrome P450: MSLLNSANAGYIIAALCMVFSAYVSSSQRTDLLDQSCRRMHYVHSLHQKYGSFVRISPNEVAIADPESFTAIHKIGSGFTKGPWYSEVIDGREPGIVFITDPKEHAVRRRLFSKTVSIPITG; the protein is encoded by the exons ATGTCGCTTCTCAATTCTGCAAATGCTGGCTACATCATCGCCGCCCTTTGCATGGTCTTCTCCGCCTATGTCA GTTCTTCTCAGAGGACTGACCTGCTCGATCAGTCAT GTCGTCGAATGCACTACGTACACTCTCTCCACCAGAAGTACGGATCATTTGTGCGAATCTCGCCCAATGAAGTCGCAATCGCGGACCCCGAGTCGTTTACTGCAATTCACAAGATTGGCTCTGGCTTCACCAAAGGGCCATGGTACTCTGAGGTCATAGATGGGCGTGAGCCAGGCATTGTCTTCATCACCGATCCCAAGGAGCATGCTGTGAGGCGCAGGCTGTTTTCTAAaactgttagtatccctattacagggtag